Genomic segment of Mercurialis annua linkage group LG6, ddMerAnnu1.2, whole genome shotgun sequence:
CATCATTGATGAAGGGGTCACCTTTAACCCCTCCGATGATAAACACTTTGGTGGCAACTCCTGCTTCCAGGTATTACTGTTAGCTGTTTATTTTATGACTATATTACATTTTTTCCCTCGGGTACTAAAACAAGGAAAGGAATGGTAGTAATGTGGTAACCACAATGAATTAGCTTGGGGGCCTCACATACTGATGCAACCAATGCCTATCCCTCcaagaatgattttttttttttatcagccTCCAAgaatgatttatttaaattcacTACAGATGCACAATTAGGAAGACTTGTGGAGCTTGTACAGTTGATCAAATCACTTTCTATTTGTCATGATGTTTATATTTTGACTTTCCTATGATCATCCTTCGAAGAGTTTTCATATGTTACTCTAGCAAAAAAAATTTGCCGAGATGCTTTTTTcattgaatttatttatttcacaTTGACTATGGCTATACCCTAGTTAAGTTCATGAATAGATGCTAAACGTCAGTTTCTTGAGTTCCAACATAATGAGACAATGATCgttgtcaattttaaattttaatttctttttggaATATTAACTAATTTACACCTGGATACTTTGGGATAAGGATTCTACTTATCTTTTTTGACATTGTGGTGGTCTGTGCAGTTTTTGATTATCCCGCCAGCTTGCATGTTTTAAATTAGAATGctttaataatttgaattatGGATCAGCtttctattttataatatctttacaGAAAACCAGTAATAAATATGATTCGCTAgtaaaataagtaaataaattttcaaaatgtcTAACTGGAGATGCTATTCCCTAATCACCTGTCTACGGCTTGGTCTTCAGTTATACCATTCTTTTTCCTGGAGTCAGGTATATCAGATGCtctttttagtatattttattcAGTAGTATGGCAACTGAATTTAAGCTCATGGATTTGATGGAAGCTTACCAGAGATCGAGAAAGTATATGAGATTGCAGTCGGCGGTTCCATCGATGAGAAGATGTCTGCTGCCACCATACTCTGTGGGGCATCTCTCGTTCGCGGTTGGAATATACAGGTTGCTTTGGAGGCCATTTAGCTTCTCTTACTGTTCCTCTttatctcaaaataaaattttgcatGTAGACTTGATCATGCGCCTATTATTTTCAGGAACACACCTTGCTTTTCATCATAAAGTTGCTGTCGCCCCCAGTTCCTGTAGACTACTCTGGGAGTGACAGTCATTTGATTAATTATGCTCCACTTTTGAACGTTCTTCTTGTCGGAATATCATCTGTAGATTGCGTGCAGATTTTATCCTTGCTCGGTTTGGTGAGTAATTTTAACAATAATGTTTGCTCTCACTGACTGTTCATTGGAAGGGGAAAATGATTTACTGGAGCAAGTTTGAATGGGAGTTCGATAACAATTGGTTCATTTCTAAGTAAACCGGAATATGATCTTTGTAGAATTATTGTCTTAGTCCATCTATGTAAAGCCAATGGATCACGCCATTTACATTCATTCATGCAGCAAAAACATGAGTAGTGTTAGAAATTCATTCATATTGAAGAGAGTATCTAGCTCTGAAATTGAAGGGAAAGTCTCtaaaattttatgttaattttaatcTCACATTATCTATGATCTCATGTTTTTCTCATATATTGCCAGGTTCCAATGCTTGCAGGTGTATTAATGCCTATCTGTGAGGTCTTTGGGTCTAGTGTTCCCAATATTTCATGGACTCTGCCATCAGGGGAAGAAATTTCTTCTCATGCAGTGTTCTCCAATGCATTCTCACTTCTGGTGAGGTTATGGAGGTTTGATCATCCACCCCTTGAAAATGTGATAGGTGATAAAGGACCAGTGGGAGCCCAAGTAGGGCCGGAGTACCTCTTATTGTTACGGAACTCCCAATTAGCAGCTTTTGGAACTTCGCCTGGGGATCGCATCAAACGTAGAAGATTCTCGAAATTTTTGATCATATCTTTCGAACCTATATATATAGATTCTTTTCCAAAATTGAAACTCTGGTACCGGCACCATCTAGAATGTATTGCTTCTGCATTTTCTGGTCTACATGGTACTCCTGTTCACCAACTTGTTGATGCACTCCTCAACATGATGTTCAGAAGAGTAAACAGAGGTAGTCAGCCTTTAACTTCTGCTACATCTGCCAGCACTAATTCATCCGGATCGGGAGCTGAGGAAGCTTATGTTAGACTTCAAGTACCTGCATGGGATATCCTAGAGGCTATTCCTTTTGCTCTTGATGCTGCCTTGACAGCCTGTGCTCACGGGAGACTATCCCCTCGTGAACTGGCTACAGGTTTGTATTCTGTGCTTAAAACTATTTCTTACATCTAATTCAGATTTTAAATATGGCGCAAGTTGATCATTATGAATTAAAAAGAAGTTGGGGAATGACAATAGGATTGGAAATGAAATAAATGTTGAGCTATAAAATATGAACTATATGCATGAGCTTTAACTATTTTAGCCTATACCATTTATCACAGGGCTTAAAGATCTTGCCGATTTTCTACCTGCTTCATTGGCTACCATTGTTAGCTATCTTTCAGCAGAGGTTACTAGGGGTATATGGAAGCCAGCTTTTATGAATGGAACTGATTGGCCTAGCCCTGCCGCCAATTTATCCACTGTTGAGCAACAGATAAAGAAAATACTATCTGCTACTGGTGTTGATGTCCCAAGTCTTCCTGTAGGTGAGTACTTGTTCAGATGAACTTTAATTCTATGTTTTTCACTTTTCAGGCGGGGTTATGGAAACtctattttttgatgaatgaaGCCCGTTTGAGGCTCCAAATGTGATCATAGCTAATTGTATTAATGTATATGCATTTTTCagattcataattttttattctttggTTCAAATATGAATTTTCCAATCATTTGTCAAACATAGAGATGTATTCTCGATATAGGGTGGGATTAAGCGATTTCCTTTAGATCTCATCATTTGAAGCTCATGCAtggatatattttattttattttaaaaaataaattattgccATATCTCTGAAATTATTTTCTCTTGCAGGGGGGAACTCTCCAGCTACACTTCCTTTGCCATTAGCTGCCCTTGTAAGTCTAACAATCACTTATAGACTGGATAAAGCATCTGAACGGTCCCTTGTTCTGGTTGGCCCAGCCTTGAATGCTCTTGCTGCTAGTTGTCCCTGGCCATGCATGCCCATCATAGCTGCCTTATGGACCCAGAAGGTAAAGCGCTGGAGTGACTTCCTTGTGTTTTTTGCTTCCAGTACTGTCTTCCACCATAACGGTGATGCCGTAGTTCAACTACTGAGAAGTTGCTTCACATCCACTCTCGGTTTTAGTCCTCCTCACATTTGTAGCAACGGAGGGGTTGGTGCCCTTTTAGGCCATGGCTTTGGTTCCCACTTCTCTGGTGGGATCTCTCCTGTTGCTCCCGGAATTCTGTACTTGAGAGTGCATCGCTCAGTTAGAGATGCCATTTTCATGACAGAAAAAATCCTCTCTATTTTAATGGAGACCGTAAAAGAAATTGCAACTAGCGGGATTCCTAGAGAGACGGCAGAAAAATTGAAGACGACAAAATACGGCATGAGATACGGGCATGTCTCTCTTGCTTCAGCGATGATGCGTGTCAGGCTCGCAGCATCCCTCGGAGCTTCTTTAGTTTGGATCTCAGGTGGACCGAGTTTGGTTCAATCTTTAATCAAAGAGACCTTACCATCTTGGTTTATATCAATCCACAGATCAGACCAAGGTGGAGAATCCGGACTGGTTGCTTCCTTAGTGGGTTATGCACTCGCATACTTTGCCGTGCTTTGTGGAACATTCGCGTGGGGCATAGACTCTTCAACACCGGCGTCAAAGAGGCGCGAAAAGGTCCTCGGGTCTCACTTAGAATTTCTTGCCAGTGCATTAGATGGGAAAATATCGCTTGGCTGTGACTGGGCCACTGCACAGGCATACATATCGGGTTTTTTGAGCTTAATGGTAGCTTGCACGCCAAAGTGGGTTGTCGAGGTTGATGTTGATTTATTGAAGCGGCTGAGCAAGGGATTACGGCAATGGAACCAGGAAGAGCTGGCTCTTGTCTTGCTAGGACTTGGCGGAGTTGGCGCAATGGGCGCTGCTGCTGAACTTATTATTGAAACTGGATTTTGATTCTTGCAGAAGACAGTTTAACTTATTAGTGTCAGCTAGCTAGTAGTTTTGATATTTAGgagaaaaaaattgacattcaTAGTTTACAAATTCAGTAAAATCACAGCTCTTGTAAATTTGGATTAGGTTATATAATATAACAAAGTAGGATAACACATCTGCAGATTTTTGTTCAAGGCCCTGATGTTTGTAGTTGTAGCGCTTGTCTGCTAATCTTTTTCCTACTAAATATGGAATTCAGTGAAAAAAGTTACTCAAACGTCCATGAAGATAAAAATTAGGGAAAACTCCTAACGTTTGGTTATTGGGTCAAGTAGGCCCTTAATGTTCGGAAAGATGCAACGAAATCTTTAACGTTAGTAAATCATACCATATAAGCCCTCGTTCTTAACATTGTTCTAGTCTTCGTCAATTTATGTCAGCATGGACTTTATAATTGCCAACGTGAATTGCCAGCGGGGACTCAGTAGTTAAACCCCTTACGTTTGACCATTGGATCAAGTAGGcccttaatgttttaaaaaggtGCAACTAAACCACCAACATCAAAACAAtgaaaaatctttaattttcaaaaaattatttaaatgtaaagtaatttatttttagtattaacatttgtaaacttgctattatttttgtcaacatggactcataaataaatatttgtcttaaaatAATAGccattttacaaataaatataaatacaaacttatttagttttataaaaaaaatcaattacttttatttaattaataatttcagtaaattttttaatatatggagtagtaattaattgagatatatataacataattaataaaataattaataaatatttgtaatttaaataaatgatataaaCAATACTACtattaatttagaaatttatgttaagaaaaaaaaaagatgtgtCCAACATAACCATAATTATATGATGTCGAAATCGATGGATACTAAAAATATGAGCGAGCGTTTACATAGAATGTGGTATCATGTcatttcttaattttaaataatttatgataattaaattttttttactttcctGACGTTAGGGGTTTAGTTGCACTTTTCTGAATATTTAGGGTCTACGTGATCCAATGGCCAAAAGTTAGGGGCTTAACTAACCCGAAAAAGGTTATGAACGAAGGCAAAAATAGATGTTAGGGGGTTAATGAGTCCATATTGGTAAAAATAGACGTTACGGGCTTAATGAGTCCCCGCTGGCAAAAATAGACCGAGGTTGGAACAGTATTAAGAACGAAGTCTTATATGATACGATTTACTACGTTAGGGGTTTAATTgcacctttttaaatgttaaggGTTTATTTGATCCAGTGgtcaaatattaataatatatcttTACTAAATATTAACAATAATATTGGTAGTattaatacattttttaattcaaatcaCTAAAACTAAGTTCAAGATTATTttggaaaaaagaaaataggtaGTGATATTttttaccacgtcatccgtagattaAACCATTCATAATCTAACacttcattaaaataatggcaatatcgtaatatcaccattaaaatttaaatatatttattgcacaattattatgatattgccatcattttaatgaggtgttggATTATGAGTGGCTTAatttacggatgacgtggtagactctgtctatctaagaatttctcctgtTTGCAAATTAAAAATGTCTACATGGAATAGAAAGAGTATTAAGATGGAAAGATAAGTTGGGGGGCAATtgtagatttttaaaatatagtgGGGTGAGAAACGAAATACGGAATAATTGAAGAGCCATCTTATCAAACTACCACCGTCTTCATTTCGTTTATCAACTCTCTCAGTTACTGTTTGTGGGTTTTGGTAATGTGACAGTAAAAACACGTTATCATGCTCATGGAGGCAATGCTTTTCCCGCTAACACGCGCACCTCCTCCTCTACCGATAACATGCGCACCTCCTCTACTGCCATATTCTTTATATGCCACCACTTGTGTTGGTGTTGGCACCTTTCACTGTTTTGCGCCAACAAGGCCAATTGGTGCAGGTTAgtgaatttttgtttttttaaattgctCCCCAAGTTGAATTAAAACTAGAAAAAAATAATCTTTTTGACTTTGGGTTCTGTTTTTTCGGTTTAAATTTTGtgggtttgtttttttttattgatcaGTTTTGAGGAGAAGTATAAGCAAGGAAGGAAAGCCACTGGTTGAAGGAATGCCTGAGGAGTATTATGATGATGTAcgcatataaatttaaaattttattagttatttgCTTTCATAGGCAGGCAATTAATTTGGTTCTGTTTATGTGGTTATTGAATTTGAGACATTGGTTTGCGCATGTATGGCATGTTTTTGAAGATAGGAACTCTGTTAGTCTTCCCATTTTTAAAGTTGGTATTGACATTTAGGAATGGCAAGCACAACAAAGAGAAAATTCTAAGGAGTTGGACCGGCTACGTCGGCtggaagatgaagaagaagaaagaaaggtTGAAGAGTATCGGGAAATTGGCTTGCGGTTGAAGGGATATCCTGAAGAAGATGTCAGGAAAGCGAGAAAACTGATCTCAACCTTTATCAGAGCCGAAGAAGAAGTGGAAGAGGTAAATGTTTATCACCTATTGAAGATGCCATATGCAACATTTGATATATGCTTGTAATGATATGAACAGGGCGATATTTAATCTTTTGGAGTTGCTATATGTTTGTAATGTGCAATTTATTTGGAAAGTTATACAAGCTGAACATATATACCTCAGGTGGCTGTTTGAAGTTCATCTGACTTGTGATGGACATTAAACTAAATATGAGTTAGAGATATGCCACAGTAAAACTACTGTAGATTTGGTAAATAGTATCAAGTAGGCGCTTACTCAGAAAGCGAAAAGTATGTTGTCTAGTTTAACAGCATAGGGCCACAATTTGGCGTTTTGAATTCTTAGTTTGCTTTGTGCTGTACATCTAAGAGTTTATGGGAACTTTTGTAAATGAGAAAAGATCTTTTGTAGTGGCTTGTGCCTTGGTGTTTCCTATTATGAAGGACATTACGTGGAGTTGATTGTGATTATAACCTGTTTTTGTATGCCCCTCATCCTGTTGATATGTGGATAGCATAACATTCTGAGTACAACGAATCCTGCTGGACAATGATTGTTTCTGACTGTTGGTGGCCTTGATTTTGTACAGAAAATTGAGGAAGCTGCTGAAAAAGGAGAACTCGATGAACTTGTCCTAATGGTCATACGGAATCGCCTTGATCTTGCTCGACGTGATGTCAGTAAATGATATtttctacattttttttttaaattctgtCATCACTTGTCAGTAATGTGCTTATGACATGATGGTTCTGCGAATGATAGGATCTTCTCTTATCAACCTGAGATCACGAACACAGGTTAGAATGAGTCGGACGTTGTGTCCGACcacactccgatgcctaagtcagataccttGTAAGGTTCAATGATAAATGACGTAGTTTAAAGAGAATGAATTGGGGTTTACCTTTGGTCTTCGGTCTACTTATATAGAATCCTTTCTCGGTAATTGACTCGAGGTCATCTTCTTgtgattgtgtttaattcggactcatgctggaaaatagggatttaagtcaatccCAATCTTTCCGGATTCCCAAGATCATATCAGCTAGGATCTGCGTCTACTGACTAATGACAGCTGTTTGGTATCTGCTGTCTACTATACTCATTTGACTATATGTACTGGGGTCAACtgcgtatccatcattagcccctccCCTCTCTATTCCGTAGCGCAACTATTTATGGTTGTTCTGAAGCACTACCCGGGTAATTAAAATGCAAGGTAACCTTAGTTACGAAGTAATCATTCTTTCCTCATGCCACGTGGCtcactttttgaaatttcaaaattttgaaaatcaaaataatatccGTCCGTTCCGTTCCTCATGCTTTCTCCCATCTCCACgtgtctttcttttttttttttttttttttttttttacctttccTTATAACTGCTTCTCTTCCTTCTCTCTCCCATTACTTCTTTCCTTTTAACGAGTTTCTGTTTTCTTCTTTCTTGCAAATTTCtactttcttctttctttcttttttgtgGCGATCGTCCTCTCCATTTTTACCAGGTATtttctttctcctttttatttttattttcttcgtATCATGACTCGCACCCGTTCTAGTGTTGCCACTCCTTCTTCTGGGACCACTGTAGATTACCGTAGGGATTTAATTGAGTTTACCTCTAAAATTGATGATAGCATGCTTACTGGTATACGCGAGACATACGACATTCCTTTTGATTACACCTTGCATTCCTGTGATCCCTCCTTTAGTGCCAACTATCGTCCTGAAACCGATCGTATTGTTGTTTACAAAGAACAGTTTCGAGGTGGACTTCGTTTTCCCCTCACTCCTTTCCTTCACGGTTTCGTTCTTACCCACAAAATACCTCTAGGACAAATTCATCCAAATGCAATCCGGTTGCTGTGTGCGTTTGCTGAACTGGTTCACCAGAAAGGTCTAATTCCCACCTTAGGTTTAGTAGCCGAAGTGTTCAATGTTTCCCGGCGAGCCAACGAATTTTACCTTTATCTTCCTTTTGTTCGTGGCAAGCGTCTGCTTGCTGGTCTTCCTAAACTCAATAAGGGTTGGCAGAATTTGTTCTTCTGTGTTGGTCATCAAAATGCCTTTGCTTCCTTTCCCCTTATTTGGTTGGACAAACCTTTGCCAATTTCTGTTactaaacctccgaagaaaGATCTGTTTCTTCTGGAACAGCTTATTGGTGCTGCGCGCCTCAAATGCTTCAATGCTCCTGACCTTGTTAACAATTACTTGGCCCGCTTGTTTCCTGAGTATGCTCCCCTTGTGGACGATTCTGGTGGATCCCCAGATCCTAGTGCGGGTAGCCAATCTCTTTCTCACGAACCTACCGAATCTGCGTCACTTATGGATCTAAGTTCTTCTGAAAAGGGTATGCTAATCTCTCCtttgttgtaatttttgttATGTGTATTGATCTGCTTTTGCTGTGTCTTCAGAAATGAACTACCTAGATGACATCAAGATTGTTGTGGAGGAGTTGCCTGGTGTGACACCTTCTGTGTCTGCTCTTGCTTCCTCTACTCCAACTGCGTCTGGGGGCTCTCAGACAATGCCTGCGTCGCGATCTGCACTGAACAAACCTCCTATGAAGAAAGGGGATTCTTC
This window contains:
- the LOC126686762 gene encoding mediator of RNA polymerase II transcription subunit 33B, producing the protein MAACLLSQQRSPIWDSVMELTKSAQDKNGDPLIWAIQLSSILNSAGIALPSADLAHLLVSHICFDNHVPITWKFLEKALSFNIASPVLVLSLLSTRVIPNRKLHPTAYRLYMELAKRHAFAYTSQISGPQYSKTMISVDDVLHLSHKFGLQVCEPGVLLVAFVFSITWQLLDASLDDEGLLDLTVEKKSIWLASPQDMEIDSHKNYGEKINEHHDGLLKLNSTMAIDLIGEFLQNKVTSRILYLARQNMPSHWRAFSHRVKLLAANSAALRSSKHITSDILLQLTSDTCRPLPRDRKKVSLENFHSVMSSGSLTSSAGQCHGVSWSVLWLPVDLFLENAIMDGSQVPAISALESLTGLVKALQAVNGTTWHDTFLGLWIAALRLVQRERDPSEGPVPRIDTCLSMLLSITTLAVANIIEEEEGELLDETKHGPSSQVKEKQGLGKCHKGLITALQLLGDYDSLLAPPQYVSSVANQAAAKAMLFISGISSTNGYYESISMNDMPINCSGNMRHLIVEACIARKLIDTSAYFWPGYVAAHPNQLSRGVLGQVPGWSSLMKGSPLTPPMINTLVATPASSLPEIEKVYEIAVGGSIDEKMSAATILCGASLVRGWNIQEHTLLFIIKLLSPPVPVDYSGSDSHLINYAPLLNVLLVGISSVDCVQILSLLGLVPMLAGVLMPICEVFGSSVPNISWTLPSGEEISSHAVFSNAFSLLVRLWRFDHPPLENVIGDKGPVGAQVGPEYLLLLRNSQLAAFGTSPGDRIKRRRFSKFLIISFEPIYIDSFPKLKLWYRHHLECIASAFSGLHGTPVHQLVDALLNMMFRRVNRGSQPLTSATSASTNSSGSGAEEAYVRLQVPAWDILEAIPFALDAALTACAHGRLSPRELATGLKDLADFLPASLATIVSYLSAEVTRGIWKPAFMNGTDWPSPAANLSTVEQQIKKILSATGVDVPSLPVGGNSPATLPLPLAALVSLTITYRLDKASERSLVLVGPALNALAASCPWPCMPIIAALWTQKVKRWSDFLVFFASSTVFHHNGDAVVQLLRSCFTSTLGFSPPHICSNGGVGALLGHGFGSHFSGGISPVAPGILYLRVHRSVRDAIFMTEKILSILMETVKEIATSGIPRETAEKLKTTKYGMRYGHVSLASAMMRVRLAASLGASLVWISGGPSLVQSLIKETLPSWFISIHRSDQGGESGLVASLVGYALAYFAVLCGTFAWGIDSSTPASKRREKVLGSHLEFLASALDGKISLGCDWATAQAYISGFLSLMVACTPKWVVEVDVDLLKRLSKGLRQWNQEELALVLLGLGGVGAMGAAAELIIETGF
- the LOC126688132 gene encoding protein PALE CRESS, chloroplastic: MLMEAMLFPLTRAPPPLPITCAPPLLPYSLYATTCVGVGTFHCFAPTRPIGAVLRRSISKEGKPLVEGMPEEYYDDEWQAQQRENSKELDRLRRLEDEEEERKVEEYREIGLRLKGYPEEDVRKARKLISTFIRAEEEVEEKIEEAAEKGELDELVLMVIRNRLDLARRDEEKDAIRSLDLLYRRVEMEILKQEASPSMRLLNDLLNMHDGFDGEGWLKECKKRMIDIFPREDPFSILVPAGFDIDKHQGPLRPPLETDDVLLRVDFVREVDSLLREVRAEEIEAQNVEGFDPESVASKLKQQEKQRTIKMVEDLLELAIDLNW